Proteins from one Parasteatoda tepidariorum isolate YZ-2023 chromosome 4, CAS_Ptep_4.0, whole genome shotgun sequence genomic window:
- the LOC107437172 gene encoding uncharacterized protein, whose product MEEGFQKAQTDNLPKITEEMIMQFFTSNQHFFSPEIRGVKVQRSARESYGDNAVGYVQVKRDQTACTVKGRITPEHKVRSKAYTVTLVCDEMAENLLSIQCDGCAASAGGCKHTIAFLFWVHRKCSVPSPTEVECYWKKPKLSTVGSSEKFIYASSLGKKIINDLPPKNPSILKECMDIINEKNIQNMQLCNYFSEFSDSEKVSIHYLIMEFAMEGTGSEADAFLNYLKRKINSDICKKVGQLSVEQHTQPLWHELRYARITASKLYEASRCSILDGSLVEALLGAKFRPTVAIKRGRRLEVEVLKEIERNHNIQIKPSGLLINPEHPIFGASPDGIATDFIVEVKCPISEKTKNKYIINNMPTDRHYAQMQLQMLFANKSRGLFCVANPNFEKTRGIAELWVQRDNEYCQNLMERALYFWKKAIFPKIYKNCLSK is encoded by the exons ATGGAGGAAGGTTTTCAAAAAGCCCAGACGGATAATCTTCCAAAAATAACGGAAGAAATGATCATGCAATTCTTCACATCAAATCAGCATTTCTTTTCGCCTGAAATCAGAGGAGTGAAAGTTCAAAG ATCAGCAAGAGAGTCATATGGAGATAATGCTGTGGGCTACGTGCAGGTTAAGCGAGACCAGACTGCCTGCACTGTCAAGGGACGAATCACACCTGAGCACAAAGTCAGAAGCAAAGCATACACCGTCACATTAGTTTGTGATGAGATGGCAGAAAATCTCTTATCAATTCAGTGTGATGGTTGTGCTGCAAGTGCAGGTGGATGCAAGCACACGATTGCATTCCTTTTCTGGGTTCACAGAAAATGTTCAGTGCCATCCCCAACAGAAGTGGAATGTTACTGGAAAAAACCAAAGCTGTCAACAGTTGGTTCCAGTGAAAAGTTCATTTATGCGTCaagtttggggaaaaaaattattaatgatctCCCTCCCAAAAACCCATCAATCTTGAAAGAATGCATggatattataaatgaaaaaaatattcaaaatatgcaaCTCTGTAATTACTTTTCTGAGTTCAGTGACTCGGAAAAGGTGTCCATTCACTATCTGATAATGGAATTTGCAATGGAGGGGACTGGCTCTGAAGCTGACgcttttttaaactacttaaagAGAAAGATTAATTCtgatatttgtaaaaaagtaggCCAACTATCAGTGGAGCAACATACTCAACCCCTATGGCATGAGCTTCGATATGCTAGAATAACTGCATCGAAACTGTATGAAGCGTCAAGATGCTCAATTTTAGATGGAAGTCTAGTTGAAGCGCTTCTTGGAGCAAAGTTTCGACCAACGGTAGCTATAAAAAGAGGTCGTCGTCTTGAAGTTGAGGTATTGAAGGAAATTGAGAGGAATcacaatattcaaataaaacctAGTGGCCTCTTAATAAACCCTGAACATCCCATCTTTGGTGCATCACCAGATGGTATCGCCACAGATTTTATTGTTGAGGTTAAGTGCCCTATatcagaaaaaactaaaaataagtatatcatAAACAACATGCCTACCGATAGACATTATGCACAAATGCAACTGCAAATGTTATTTGCTAATAAATCCAGAGGATTGTTTTGTGTTGCAAATCCCAACTTTGAAAAGACGAGAGGAATTGCTGAGTTATGGGTACAACGAGATAATGAGTATTGTCAAAATTTAATGGAAAGAGCcctttatttttggaaaaaagcaatttttccaaaaatttataaaaattgtctttcaaaataa